In Pyrus communis chromosome 8, drPyrComm1.1, whole genome shotgun sequence, one genomic interval encodes:
- the LOC137742562 gene encoding capsanthin/capsorubin synthase, chromoplastic-like encodes MATLLWPFPPPPAAAKTSQFLHSSTPPLPFPKTHYPSPKKSLSKFHSSRFGNFLDLKPEAKPESLHFDLHQFDPSTRSRLDVIIIGTGPAGLRLAEQVSRYGIKVCCVDPSPLSMWPNNYGVWVDEFESLNLESCLDKTWPMASVHVNDSKTKYLDRPYGRVSRKKLKTLLLERCLSNGVQFHKAKVWKIEHEEFESSILCDDGNELKASLIVDASGFASSFIEYEKPRNHGYQIAHGILAEVEDHPFDLDKMLLMDWRDSHLDNEPYLRTSNSRFPTFLYAMPFDSNLVFLEETSLVSRPVLSYMEIKKRMVARLRHLGIRVKRVIENEKCLIPMGGPLPRIPQRVMSIGGTSGVVHPSTGYMVARTMSLAPVLAEAIAECLGSTRMIRGQPLYHRAWNGLWPIERRCTRDFYSFGMETLLKLDLNGSRSFFDAFFDLNPYYWQGFLSSRLSLRELALLSLSLFTRASAPSRFDIVTKCPVPLVKLMGNLALEAT; translated from the coding sequence ATGGCCACCCTTCTCTGGCCATTTCCACCGCCGCCGGCAGCGGCCAAAACTTCCCAATTCCTCCACTCATCCACCCCTCCACTCCCTTTTCCAAAAACCCATTACCCATCTCCAAAAAAATCTCTCTCCAAATTCCACAGCAGCAGGTTCGGCAATTTTCTCGACTTAAAACCAGAGGCAAAACCCGAGTCTTTGCACTTCGATCTCCACCAATTCGACCCGTCAACCCGGTCTCGCTTAGATGTGATCATTATCGGGACCGGCCCGGCCGGGCTTCGCCTTGCGGAGCAAGTTTCCCGCTACGGCATTAAGGTATGCTGTGTTGATCCTTCTCCTCTTTCTATGTGGCCAaataactatggagtttgggtTGATGAATTTGAAAGCTTGAATCTTGAAAGTTGCTTGGACAAAACGTGGCCTATGGCTTCTGTTCATGTGAACGATAGTAAGACAAAGTATTTGGACCGCCCTTATGGTAGAGTTAGTAGGAAGAAActcaagactttgttgttggAGAGGTGTCTCTCCAATGGGGTTCAATTTCATAAGGCTAAGGTTTGGAAAATCGAACACGAAGAGTTCGAGTCCTCTATTTTGTGCGATGATGGGAATGAGCTCAAGGCAAGCTTGATTGTTGATGCTAGTGGGTTTGCAAGCAGTTTCATAGAGTATGAGAAGCCTAGGAACCATGGCTATCAGATTGCTCATGGTATTTTGGCTGAAGTGGAAGACCACCCGTTTGATTTGGACAAGATGCTTCTAATGGATTGGAGAGATTCCCATCTCGATAACGAGCCTTATTTGCGCACTAGTAATTCTAGATTCCCAACTTTTTTATATGCAATGCCGTTTGATTCAAACTTGGTGTTTCTGGAAGAAACTTCGCTTGTTAGTAGGCCCGTGTTGTCTTATATGGAGATTAAGAAACGAATGGTTGCGAGGCTAAGGCATTTGGGGATTAGAGTGAAGAGGGTGATTGAAAACGAGAAGTGTTTGATCCCAATGGGAGGTCCGCTTCCTCGGATCCCCCAAAGAGTGATGTCAATTGGAGGGACTTCTGGGGTTGTTCACCCTTCAACTGGGTACATGGTGGCTAGAACCATGTCTCTAGCCCCGGTGTTGGCTGAGGCCATTGCAGAGTGCCTTGGTTCAACCCGAATGATCCGAGGGCAACCGCTTTATCATAGAGCATGGAATGGCTTGTGGCCAATTGAGAGGAGATGCACGAGGGACTTTTACTCATTTGGTATGGAGACTTTGTTGAAGCTTGATCTGAATGGGAGTAGAAGCTTCTTTGACGCTTTCTTTGACTTGAATCCTTATTACTGGCAAGGCTTTCTGTCGTCAAGGTTGTCTCTGAGAGAGCTCGCGTTGTTGAGTTTATCTCTGTTTACCCGAGCCTCTGCCCCATCTAGGTTTGATATTGTTACAAAGTGTCCTGTTCCCTTGGTTAAACTGATGGGCAATCTCGCACTTGAAGCTACATAG
- the LOC137742602 gene encoding vesicle-associated membrane protein 714-like encodes MAILYAVVARGTVVLAEFSAVTGNTGAVARRICEKLPSEAESRVCFSQDRYIFHILRANGLTFLCMANDTFGRRIPFSYLEDIHMRFMKNYGRVAPYAPAYAMNDEFSRVLHQQMEFFSSNPSADTLNRVRSEVGEIRTIMVDNIEKILERGDRIELLVDKTATMQDSAFHFKKQSKRLRRALWMKNAKLLALLTCLIVVLLYIIIAACCGGITLPSCRS; translated from the exons ATGGCGATACTCTACGCGGTGGTGGCTCGAGGCACGGTGGTTTTGGCCGAGTTCAGCGCGGTTACGGGGAACACAGGGGCTGTGGCTCGGCGGATCTGCGAAAAGCTTCCGTCGGAGGCCGAATCTAGGGTTTGCTTCTCTCAAGATCGATACATCTTCCACATACTTAGAGCCAATGGCCTCACTTTCCTCTGCATGGCCAACGACACCTTCGGCA GAAGAATACCCTTTTCGTACTTGGAGGATATTCATATGAGATTCATGAAGAATTATGGCAGAGTTGCCCCTTATGCTCCGGCTTATGCGATGAACGACGAGTTTTCGAGGGTGTTGCATCAACAAATGGAGTTTTTCTCCAGTAATCCTAGTGCCGACACTCTCAACCGTGTGAGGAGCGAAGTTGGTGAG ATACGAACTATAATGGTGGACAACATCGAAAAGATATTGGAGAGGGGTGATCGGATTGAGCTACTTGTTGACAAAACTGCAACTATGCAAGATAGTGCATTTCACTTCAAGAAGCAGTCTAAACGCCTTCGTCGAGCTCTGTGGATGAAAAATGCAAAGCTCTT GGCCCTGTTGACATGCTTGATTGTCGTGCTTCTGTACATCATAATTGCTGCTTGTTGTGGAGGCATCACACTACCTTCCTGCAGGTCTTGA
- the LOC137742992 gene encoding uncharacterized protein, protein MTNRLKKVIPKVISLNQSAFMAMRQISDNIPMVHELLHSMKHGSEEGINFMALKLDMAKAYDCVEWLFLNAMLHKLGFDETFCEWVMECVQTIFYSVVVKGKLWGTSHLAGVNRQGDPLSPFLFLICAEVLSALLQNEEKVGCIRGMTVSHVAESLSHVFFANDSLAKEIEQVIARFWWKDQKTQKVVHWMAWRKVAKCMTFGGLGFKEIIAFNLAMLVKVGWCIICNPDTLLAKMPQRAEELVVPDGKWEIDVIDRCFNNEEACIMLSLPFSQFGGPDHIIWHYTRNGMYLVKLGYKVAQEMEWNGELGRKGMGQSSEDHLKDPIWLAVW, encoded by the exons ATGACGAATCGATTAAAGAAAGTGATTCCTAAGGTAATTAGTCTGAATCAGTCGGCGTTTATGGCAATGAGACAAATTTCAGATAATATACCGATGGTTCATGAATTGCTTCACTCTATGAAGCACGGGAGTGAGGAAGGGATCAATTTCATGGCGTTGAAATTGGATATGGCTAAGGCTTATGATTGTGTTGAATGGCTGTTTTTGAATGCTATGTTGCATAAATTGGGATTTGATGAAACTTTTTGTGAGTGGGTGATGGAGTGTGTACAAACTATCTTTTATAGTGTGGTAGTAAAGGGGAAGCTTTGGGGAACATCACACCTTGCAGGGGTCAACCGCCAAGGGGACCCTCTATCGCCGtttctgtttttaatttgtGCCGAAGTTCTTTCTGCCTTACTACAAAATGAAGAGAAGGTTGGGTGCATTCGGGGCATGACTGTTAGCCATGTTGCCGAGTCTCTTTCTCATGTTTTCTTTGCGAATGACTCG TTGGCAAAGGAAATTGAACAAGTAATTGCTCGCTTTTGGTGGAAGGACCAGAAAACACAAAAGGTGGTTCATTGGATGGCTTGGAGGAAAGTGGCAAAATGTATGACATTTGGAGGGCTTGGGTTCAAGGAAATTATTGCTTTTAACTTAGCCATGCTAGTGAAGGTTGGGTGGTGTATTATCTGTAATCCGGACACTCTGTTGGCAAAG ATGCCACAAAGGGCTGAAGAGCTCGTGGTTCCTGATGGTAAATGGGAAATAGATGTGATTGATCGATGTTTCAATAATGAGGAAGCCTGCATCATGTTAAGTTTACCGTTTAGTCAATTTGGAGGCCCGGATCATATCATTTGGCACTATACACGGAATGGGATGTACTTAGTCAAATTGGGATATAAGGTGGCTCAAGAGATGGAGTGGAATGGTGAGCTGGGACGAAAAGGTATGGGTCAGTCAAGTGAGGATCATCTTAAAGATCCTATTTGGTTGGCTGTGTGGTAG
- the LOC137743859 gene encoding NAC domain-containing protein 90-like, with product MEELLPGYRFYPTEEELVSFYLHNKLQGKREDTCRVIPTVEIYSKEPWDLPMSSGELCRGDKEQWFFFTPRQQREAQGGRPNRTTGSGYWKATGSPGYVYSSDNKVIGVKKTMVFYKGKAPTGRKTKWKMNEYRAIEVDNSTTNTPKLGHEFRLCRVYVVSGSSRAFDRRPLDPVGEAQQKFSDSTGASTSSLKTTMMEKASASDETYSHSGELGDLPETSAGINISNWEINEGFEEPLWEWEQLNFLS from the exons ATGGAGGAGCTGCTACCAGGTTATCGCTTCTATCCAACAGAAGAAGAACTGGTCTCCTTCTATCTGCATAACAAGCTCCAAGGGAAGCGAGAAGATACTTGCCGCGTAATCCCCACTGTAGAAATTTACAGTAAAGAGCCTTGGGACCTTCCAA TGTCATCGGGGGAGTTGTGCCGTGGAGACAAAGAGCAATGGTTTTTCTTTACGCCGAGGCAACAACGAGAAGCTCAAGGAGGGAGGCCCAACAGGACTACTGGCTCTGGGTACTGGAAGGCCACCGGCTCACCTGGCTACGTTTACTCTTCAGATAACAAGGTGATTGGAGTGAAGAAAACCATGGTTTTCTATAAAGGCAAAGCTCCAACTGGAAGAAAAACCAAATGGAAGATGAATGAGTATAGAGCCATTGAAGTAGACAACTCAACTACCAATACACCCAAG TTGGGGCATGAATTCAGATTGTGTCGAGTGTACGTGGTATCTGGGAGTTCTCGAGCATTTGACAGACGGCCATTGGATCCAGTCGGAGAGGCACAACAAAAATTTAGTGACTCTACAGGAGCAAGTACTTCTTCTTTGAAGACTACAATGATGGAGAAAGCAAGCGCATCAGATGAAACTTATTCACATTCAGGAGAGCTTGGTGATCTCCCGGAGACGTCAGCAGGGATTAATATTAGTAACTGGGAGATTAATGAAGGTTTTGAAGAACCTCTATGGGAATGGGAACAACTAAATTTTCTCTCATAA
- the LOC137742993 gene encoding uncharacterized protein, with protein sequence MVDSDNTIIKKGDGESFADPYFLHPSDHPGLILVSKKLTGDNYNTWCRAREISLGAKNKIGFINGKVNMPSETKQPDAYAAWQRCNNMLLAWIINSIESDISDSILYLKTAYEVWEDLRERFSQSNAPRIFQLQREITSLTQGQHYVAVYYTKLKGLWDELASYSSSTICTCGAQHETNRLMQFLMGLNESYSAIRGQILLMNPLPSYRQAYSSIIQEEKQRELGTGSRSLTEPAAMAKNGYPPDHPRHNPNKTHNSKQTGGGSGFSRGSSSAYHVASTPTIKDLQAAVPNLSEKQYADIFSALTSKHDKPQAANEAPQAHAALTSSPLSGPDFEGDDWCW encoded by the exons ATGGTTGACAGCGACAACACCATTATCAAGAAGGGCGACGGCGAGAGTTTTGCCGACCCTTATTTTCTTCATCCTTCAGATCATCCTGGTTTGATTTTAGTCTCCAAAAAATTAACTGGGGACAACTACAACACTTGGTGCCGAGCTAGGGAGATTTCTTTAGGTGCCAAGAACAAAATTGGTTTTATTAACGGCAAGGTGAACATGCCATCTGAAACAAAGCAACCCGATGCTTACGCCGCATGGCAGAGGTGCAATAACATGCTGCTTGCATGGATCATCAATTCCATTGAATCTGATATTTCAGATTCAATTCTTTACTTGAAGACAGCCTATGAAGTTTGGGAAGATCTTCGGGAAAGATTTTCTCAAAGCAATGCTCCACGAATTTTTCAGCTTCAAAGAGAGATTACCTCTCTCACCCAAGGCCAACACTATGTGGCTGTTTATTACACAAAATTGAAGGGTCTTTGGGATGAGTTAGCATCCTATAGTTCTTCAACAATCTGCACTTGTGGCGCACAACATGAAACCAATAGACTTATGCAGTTCCTCATGGGATTGAATGAGTCTTACAGTGCTATTCGTGGACAAATCCTATTGATGAATCCACTTCCCTCCTACCGACAAGCGTATTCCTCGATCatccaagaagaaaaacaacGGGAGTTAGGCACTGGATCCCGTAGTCTAACTGAACCAGCAGCCATGGCG AAGAATGGTTATCCACCAGATCATCCCCGTCACAATCCCAACAAGACACACAACTCCAAACAAACTGGTGGTGGCAGCGGCTTCTCTCGTGGAAGTTCTTCTGCTTATCATGTTGCTTCTACTCCCACCATCAAGGATCTTCAAGCTGCCGTGCCCAACCTGTCCGAGAAACAATATGCAGATATCTTTTCTGCCTTGACTTCCAAGCATGACAAACCACAAGCTGCGAATGAAGCACCACAAGCCCATGCCGCTCTCACTTCTTCACCACTCTCAG GACCTGATTTCGAAGGTGACGATTGGTGTTGGTAA